One Trichoderma atroviride chromosome 7, complete sequence DNA segment encodes these proteins:
- a CDS encoding uncharacterized protein (EggNog:ENOG41), protein MNLTYEFIKCKPLLDEWSRAYNIFFPDIYGSEAVDLVDITGLTVACKFGLLQIAQKYVSDDSNCISATEFTNALDIAARFGHADIVKWLLSRGTLSPRAIYLASIGGHVDVIKELVQKDFQVDHADNNGYTSLLHTARLGHLEALRFLLQNGASTAKKYQDDSTALHFSSRIGHLSAVKELMDRSDCGCVDKEGYTALHRAAAGGFFEVVVYLYPRYKDIRKLSYVTNNHDTILHLAVVSGSYTTCQFLLQQKDTAVLISASNKQRKTPLHFAAEYGYLDIVRCILDIIDNRPEFEMMGPSDNPAVSSGKPVVEEISPSRLAAQNGHLAVMTELLDRQAHRFKQTSTTTDGAWSNIDEAYLCLRDAASSGHIDIVHKLLNPSVAASKPIDQEYTQLQLAAIFGHSDIVEKIAASACQEDQQAALLLALQIGNPTVVRSLIRSGTPLTRTKSGESPIHLAVESGNIQVFEELLETEEGRLIFQRDQENLINVAAERSHVPLLDHIFSGTYISINENSKDHIFQRLMKSTVIWKDNRVLKALLNNGLSCDMKDAEGHQPLQIAAKHGNRETVGLLIEAGAAIDSIASSGGTPLLIAIQAENRSACESLLELNAHPDIADDDGLTPLFLACEHEAYEFVRLLLQYGADIGAINPGGRTALHKSVKSPGMMDILLEKGHGKHYVDIADAQHQTPLLLAAASGINKTVHCLLDANADLHQTDENGYTALHFAAFGEHLETTKILIDRGADCNRKANNGRLPLHLAAERCHYDALEYLLPLTEDINALDSRFGTPLAAAGRSFTQHDQSIRCTKLLLRKDAQINCFGGKLHSPLQTAVWHGNFELVQLLLENGAEVNAVGGNFQSALNAAIKTKHVGIIELLLSHNADPNIEYNNRSALENAVYSGNLHILEALLNAITDLDRQIFDKGQNAFRMAVKTDKLELVELMIKKGVNVRGDHSGTTLLSHIVNSYSKCVLDYFLHDGREYIDINEQDIDGQTALDCAVLADIDLVEVLLDAGADPNVQDKYGNTALIHALRGRNTAVDEILAYEDRKSRIPVRFELVDNIGRGPLYWACYYGQDDCFDHAMLKLSTLQFTNAETTKCLFTSAIHAAAARNRQMMLQKLIEYDIDVTRPDRNNWTALHTANAYCYEKIQSMLEDRVRSQGIKSLETSLNPPSLQRPSRWNKLDMHRALKTSEDGLVIFLEDPAAEDTISGDYTAITDFCIPNDERVFYFEIQMTRLETSEDSIGDPEIAVGLGEEHIHLDSTVGCESESWGFLGESGQLYERGRKMKKFHKGYGSQHTVGCGIDFSKNVGFLTKNGRYLGHFTTAVTGKLYPTVSFGENLVKGSCITANFGNDQGIKFMYDLEKLDQVMEKVREIERDRRWM, encoded by the exons aTGAACCTTACCTACGAGTTCATCAAGTGTAAGCCGCTGCTTGATGAATGGTCTAGAGCCTACAATATATTCTTTCCAGATATCTACGGGAGTGAAGCAGTCGACCTAGTCGACATTACTGGTCTTACAGTTGCTTGCAAATTTGGTTTGCTACAGATTGCGCAAAAATATGTCTCCGATGATTCCAACTGCATATCAGCAACCGAATTTACAAATGCTTTGGATATAGCAGCTCGATTTGGACATGCTGATATTGTCAAATGGCTACTTTCTAGAGGCACGCTATCACCACGAGCTATCTACCTTGCATCTATAGGAGGCCATGTGGATGTCATTAAAGAGCTTGTTCAGAAGGATTTCCAAGTGGACCATGCTGATAATAATGGCTATACATCGCTCCTTCACACAGCCAGATTGGGCCATTTAGAGGCATTGCGGTTTCTTCTACAAAACGGGGCTTCAACCGCAAAAAAGTACCAAGATGATTCAACAGCTCTTCATTTTTCTTCACGAATCGGGCACCTGAGTGCTGTGAAAGAGCTCATGGACCGGTCTGATTGCGGATGTGTAGACAAGGAAGGATACACTGCCTTACATAGGGCAGCTGCCGGCGGATTTTTCGAAGTGGTAGTGTACCTTTACCCACGATACAAGGATATTCGAAAGCTATCGTACGTCACCAACAATCACGACAcaattctccatcttgctgtTGTTAGCGGCAGTTATACGACATGCCAATTTCTATTACAACAAAAAGACACCGCAGTTTTGATCAGTGCGTCAAACAAGCAGAGAAAGACTCCGCTCCATTTTGCTGCGGAGTATGGATACTTGGATATAGTGAGATGTATTTTGGATATCATCGATAATAGGCCTGAGTTTGAGATGATGGGTCCATCCGATAATCCAGCCGTTTCCTCAGGGAAACCCGTTGTTGAAGAGATCTCACCTTCTCGACTCGCTGCTCAGAACGGCCATCTTGCTGTCATGACAGAGCTTCTAGATCGTCAAGCTCACCGCTTCAAGCAAACATCTACCACTACGGATGGTGCGTGGTCAAATATAGATGAAGCTTACTTGTGTCTGAGAGACGCTGCTAGTTCAGGCCATATCGACATTGTACACAAGCTTTTGAACCCTTCGGTTGCTGCCTCAAAGCCAATTGATCAGGAATATACACAACTGCAGTTGGCAGCTATATTTGGTCATTCAGATATTGTTGAGAAaatagcagcatcagcttgtcaagaagatcaacaagcagcactgctgctggcattaCAAATAGGCAACCCTACAGTCGTTCGAAGCTTAATTCGAAGTGGCACTCCTCTTACAAGAACCAAATCTGGCGAGTCACCGATCCACCTGGCTGTTGAGTCCGGTAATATTCAGGTTTTCGAAGAGCTACTCGAGACTGAAGAAGGACGGCTTATATTCCAAAGAGATCAAGAAAACCTGATCAATGTCGCAGCGGAAAGAAGCCACGTTCCCCTTCTCGATCATATTTTCAGTGGAACGTATATAAGCATAAATGAGAATTCCAAGGATCATATTTTCCAGAGACTCATGAAAAGCACCGTTATATGGAAAGATAACAGAGTCTTAAAGGCTCTGCTTAACAACGGCCTTTCATGCGATATGAAGGATGCCGAAGGACATCAGCCCTTACAAATTGCGGCGAAACACGGAAACAGAGAGACTGTTGGGCTTCTGATTGAAGCTGGAGCCGCAATTGACAGCATCGCGTCTTCTGGGGGTACGCCACTCTTGATTGCTATTCAAGCAGAGAACAGATCGGCATGTGAATCGCTTCTGGAACTCAATGCACACCCGGATATCGCGGACGACGATGGCCTGACACCGCTTTTTCTCGCCTGCGAACATGAGGCGTATGAATTTGTTAGACTGCTACTTCAGTATGGTGCAGATATCGGTGCCATCAACCCGGGTGGCCGGACGGCGCTTCACAAGTCAGTCAAGAGCCCAGGAATGATGGATATTCTACTGGAAAAGGGTCATGGAAAGCATTATGTAGATATCGCAGATGCTCAACATCAAACACCACTTCTACTAGCTGCTGCATCAGGCATTAACAAGACAGTACATTGTCTCCTTGACGCCAATGCTGACTTACACCAAACCGATGAGAATGGTTATACAGCATTGCATTTCGCTGCTTTTGGGGAGCATCTAGAGACAACCAAGATTCTCATTGATAGGGGCGCCGACTGTAATAGAAAGGCCAATAATGGGCGACTACCTTTGCACTTGGCAGCAGAAAGGTGTCATTATGACGCCCTTGAATACCTGCTGCCCCTCACGGAAGATATCAATGCCTTGGACAGCAGATTTGGCACTCCTTTAGCAGCGGCAGGACGATCTTTTACACAACACGATCAAAGTATTCGATGTACTAAGCTTTTATTGCGCAAAGACGCGCAAATAAATTGCTTTGGAGGCAAATTGCACTCGCCTCTACAGACAGCCGTTTGGCACGGGAATTTTGAGCTGGTTCAACTACTACTGGAAAATGGCGCCGAAGTAAACGCAGTTGGGGGAAACTTCCAATCAGCTTTGAATGCAGCTATCAAGACTAAGCACGTGGGTATTATAGAACTGTTGCTGAGTCACAATGCCGACCCAAATATCGAATACAACAACCGCTCTGCTCTTGAAAATGCTGTTTACAGTGGAAATTTGCATATTCTAGAGGCTTTACTAAACGCAATTACGGACCTGGATCGTCAAATATTTGATAAAGGCCAAAATGCGTTCCGAATGGCCGTCAAGACGGACAAACTCGAACTTGTCGAGCTGATGATAAAGAAGGGCGTCAATGTCCGAGGTGATCATTCAGGCACAACTTTATTATCGCATATCGTCAACTCGTACAGCAAATGTGTTTTGGATTATTTTCTTCACGATGGTCGTGAGTATATTGACATCAATGAGCAAGATATAGATGGCCAAACTGCCCTTGACTGTGCTGTACTGGCAGATATCGACCTCGTTGAAGTGCTATtagatgctggtgctgatcCAAATGTCCAAGATAAATATGGTAACACAGCGCTTATACATGCTCTCAGAGGGAGAAATACTGCTGTCGATGAAATACTAGCATATGAGGATCGGAAGAGCCGAATACCAGTACGATTTGAGTTGGTTGACAATATCGGCAGAGGACCACTGTATTGGGCGTGCTACTATGGGCAAGATGATTGCTTTGACCATGCAATGTTGAAACTTTCTACATTGCAATTTACCAATGCGGAAACCACAAAATGCCTTTTTACCTCGGCAATccacgcagcagctgcaagaaaTAGGCAAATGATGCTACAAAAATTGATCGAATATGACATTGATGTCACCCGCCCCGATAGAAATAACTGGACTGCTCTACACACCGCCAATGCCTATTGTTACGAAAAGATTCAGAGCATGCTAGAGGATAGGGTGCGGTCTCAGGGCATTAAGTCACTCGAGACAAGCTTGAATCCCCCATCCTTGCAGCGGCCCTCGCGGTGGAATAAGCTGGACATGCACAGAGCACTTAAGACATCTGAAGACGGACTTGTGATCTTCCTTGAAG ATCCGGCTGCAGAAGATACAATCAGCGGAGACTATACAGCGATAACTGACTTTTGCATACCTAATGACGAGAGAGTGTTTTACTTTGAGATTCAAATGACAAGGCTTGAGACATCAGAAGACTCAATAGGTGACCCAGAGATTGCTGTTGGATTGGGCGAGGAGCACATACACTTGGATTCAACGGTCGGCTGTGAATCTGAATCATGGGGGTTTCTCGGAGAAAGCGGTCAGCTATATGAGCGCGGgcgcaagatgaagaagtttCATAAAGGCTACGGCAGCCAACACACAGTTGGATGCGGTATCGACTTCTCTAAGAATGTGGGATTTCTTACCAAAAATGGTCGGTATCTAG GTCATTTTACAACTGCAGTCACAGGAAAACTCTATCCAACTGTGTCTTTTGGCGAAAACCTTGTGAAGGGGTCTTGCATAACAGCAAATTTCGGTAATGATCAGGGGATAAAGTTCATGTATGACCTCGAGAAGCTTGATCAAGTGATGGAAAAGGTCAGAGAAATAGAACGCGACCGACGATGGATGTAG
- a CDS encoding uncharacterized protein (EggNog:ENOG41) has product MITMEPKSLYDQSQLYLGKLSTRLADTITHSYTQSMLQTESESWITDNPSFIQWRKSTVNAVLHIDGKPGSGTTLLSSFILNFLKTNLTFKNYVLLKFTITSFGSSSLQLTVMLLSLSHQILAQRPAVFQRVSWLCSWLLNDTGVTFTKPIAYSLLSALINLVDEPILCVIENIHLTADPSECQQLLIDVATTKHSASPLRILVTNESYMRAHAQEAPYNDQGTAARFSTLNEQGVAYLPLHLQSEQAVFTFMKQSVQEGILRLTEEKPCWVELEKDIQEKICIEGTTQLLAMHQIDLLRYPVPPTTKLSLKKDAGAPSFNPGGFMHPSIATAVSV; this is encoded by the exons ATGATTACAATGGAGCCGAAAA GCCTTTACGACCAATCCCAACTATACCTGGGCAAACTTTCTACTCGATTGGCAGATACAATTACCCATTCCTATACTCAGAGCATGCTACAAACAGAATCCGAGAGCTGGATTACGGACAACCCATCTTTCATCCAGTGGAGAAAGAGTACCGTGAATGCTGTTTTGCATATTGATGGCAAGCCCGGATCTGGCACGACGTTGCTGAGCTCATTTATCCTAAACTTCCTCAAAACAAATCTCACTTTCAAAAATTATGTTCTGCTCAAATTCACCATTACTTCGTTCGGATCCAGCTCATTACAGCTCACAGTGATGCTTCTATCACTATCTCATCAGATTCTCGCACAACGACCCGCAGTATTTCAACGAGTATCGTGGCTATGCTCCTGGCTGTTGAATGACACTGGAGTTACCTTTACTAAGCCCATCGCATATTCATTGCTTTCAGCGCTCATCAACTTAGTTGATGAACCCATACTCTGCGTCATCGAAAATATACATTTAACAGCCGATCCTTCGGAATGCCAGCAGCTACTGATCGATGTGGCTACAACCAAACACTCTGCTAGCCCGCTGAGAATTCTAGTCACAAACGAGTCTTATATGCGTGCACATGCACAAGAGGCGCCGTATAACGACCAAGGCACGGCTGCCCGATTTTCAACGCTAAACGAACAAGGTGTGGCGTATCTGCCTCTTCACCTTCAAAGCGAGCAAGCCGTGTTTACCTTTATGAAACAGTCAGTGCAAGAGGGCATTTTGCGTCTTACTGAAGAAAAGCCATGTTGGGTAGAATTAGAAAAAGACATACAAGAGAAGATTTGTATTGAAGGAACAACTCAACTTCTGGCAATGCATCAAATCGATCTGCTGCGATATCCTGTGCCTCCTACCACAAAGCTATcattaaaaaaagatgctggagcaCCTTCCTTTAACCCTGGAGGATTTATGCACCCAAGCATTGCCACTGCCGTCAGCGTCTAG